One region of Xyrauchen texanus isolate HMW12.3.18 chromosome 11, RBS_HiC_50CHRs, whole genome shotgun sequence genomic DNA includes:
- the LOC127652173 gene encoding uncharacterized protein LOC127652173 isoform X1, producing MLYLLYILRIVWNMRTLFDLSKLRESRFGQPHPRHGLNLLWWFADTCVQIEENHPLIARCNPAVGDFGFRLFHNADHLLPYSEFPYYEVGNLNNGCFLPHYVTENYTGDLDDSNTDRIIVSLHFSWKRLYFGNVYVTQHSDQVHFDQNRTFCISHSLIKDIKLLNRAEFLRQTKNDQNTNLNFYLQHSYKHSQFPSSTQSMLSTRYQSPTTDMQTNLNSHRSAADDDCCAKCCRAVLMCLLVALSAAFFVLAAFYKIN from the exons ATGCTTTATCTTCTTTATATCCTCAGAATTGTCTGGAACATGAGAACCCTCTTTGATTTGTCCAAACTGAGAGAGTCCAG GTTTGGTCAGCCACATCCCAGACATGGTCTCAACCTGCTGTGGTGGTTTGCCGATACATGTGTTCAGATCGAAGAAAATCACCCCCTGATTGCCCGGTGCAACCCTGCAGTTGGAGACTTTGGCTTCCGTTTGTTCCATAATGCAGATCATCTTCTTCCGTATTCTGAGTTCCCATACTATGAGGTGGGAAACCTGAACAATGGTTGTTTCCTACCTCATTATGTCACTGAGAATTACACAGGAGATTTAGATGACAGCAACACTGATCGCATCATTGTTTCCCTCCATTTCAGCTGGAAAAGACTCTATTTTGGTAATGTTTACGTGACACAGCACTCGGATCAAGTGCATTTTGACCAGAATCGCACCTTCTGCATCAGCCACAGTCTCATAAAAGACATTAAATTGTTAAACAGGGCAGAATTCCTCAGACAGACTAAGAACGACCAGAATACTAATCTGAATTTTTACCTGCAGCATTCCTACAAACACTCTCAGTTTCCATCATCAACTCAGTCAATGTTGAGTACACGCTATCAGAGCCCAACAACCGATATGCAGACCAATCTGAATTCACACCGATCTGCTGCTGATGATGATTGTTGTGCAAAATGCTGCCGTGCTGTGCTGATGTGTTTGCTTGTAGCTCTAAGTGCTGCTTTCTTTGTTTTGGCTGCTTTTTATAAGATAAACTAG
- the LOC127652173 gene encoding uncharacterized protein LOC127652173 isoform X3: protein MRTLFDLSKLRESRFGQPHPRHGLNLLWWFADTCVQIEENHPLIARCNPAVGDFGFRLFHNADHLLPYSEFPYYEVGNLNNGCFLPHYVTENYTGDLDDSNTDRIIVSLHFSWKRLYFGNVYVTQHSDQVHFDQNRTFCISHSLIKDIKLLNRAEFLRQTKNDQNTNLNFYLQHSYKHSQFPSSTQSMLSTRYQSPTTDMQTNLNSHRSAADDDCCAKCCRAVLMCLLVALSAAFFVLAAFYKIN, encoded by the exons ATGAGAACCCTCTTTGATTTGTCCAAACTGAGAGAGTCCAG GTTTGGTCAGCCACATCCCAGACATGGTCTCAACCTGCTGTGGTGGTTTGCCGATACATGTGTTCAGATCGAAGAAAATCACCCCCTGATTGCCCGGTGCAACCCTGCAGTTGGAGACTTTGGCTTCCGTTTGTTCCATAATGCAGATCATCTTCTTCCGTATTCTGAGTTCCCATACTATGAGGTGGGAAACCTGAACAATGGTTGTTTCCTACCTCATTATGTCACTGAGAATTACACAGGAGATTTAGATGACAGCAACACTGATCGCATCATTGTTTCCCTCCATTTCAGCTGGAAAAGACTCTATTTTGGTAATGTTTACGTGACACAGCACTCGGATCAAGTGCATTTTGACCAGAATCGCACCTTCTGCATCAGCCACAGTCTCATAAAAGACATTAAATTGTTAAACAGGGCAGAATTCCTCAGACAGACTAAGAACGACCAGAATACTAATCTGAATTTTTACCTGCAGCATTCCTACAAACACTCTCAGTTTCCATCATCAACTCAGTCAATGTTGAGTACACGCTATCAGAGCCCAACAACCGATATGCAGACCAATCTGAATTCACACCGATCTGCTGCTGATGATGATTGTTGTGCAAAATGCTGCCGTGCTGTGCTGATGTGTTTGCTTGTAGCTCTAAGTGCTGCTTTCTTTGTTTTGGCTGCTTTTTATAAGATAAACTAG
- the LOC127652173 gene encoding uncharacterized protein LOC127652173 isoform X2: protein MRTLFDLSELRESRFGQPHPRHGLNLLWWFADTCVQIEENHPLIARCNPAVGDFGFRLFHNADHLLPYSEFPYYEVGNLNNGCFLPHYVTENYTGDLDDSNTDRIIVSLHFSWKRLYFGNVYVTQHSDQVHFDQNRTFCISHSLIKDIKLLNRAEFLRQTKNDQNTNLNFYLQHSYKHSQFPSSTQSMLSTRYQSPTTDMQTNLNSHRSAADDDCCAKCCRAVLMCLLVALSAAFFVLAAFYKIN from the coding sequence ATGAGAACCCTCTTTGATTTGTCCGAACTGAGAGAGTCCAGGTTTGGTCAGCCACATCCCAGACATGGTCTCAACCTGCTGTGGTGGTTTGCCGATACATGTGTTCAGATCGAAGAAAATCACCCCCTGATTGCCCGGTGCAACCCTGCAGTTGGAGACTTTGGCTTCCGTTTGTTCCATAATGCAGATCATCTTCTTCCGTATTCTGAGTTCCCATACTATGAGGTGGGAAACCTGAACAATGGTTGTTTCCTACCTCATTATGTCACTGAGAATTACACAGGAGATTTAGATGACAGCAACACTGATCGCATCATTGTTTCCCTCCATTTCAGCTGGAAAAGACTCTATTTTGGTAATGTTTACGTGACACAGCACTCGGATCAAGTGCATTTTGACCAGAATCGCACCTTCTGCATCAGCCACAGTCTCATAAAAGACATTAAATTGTTAAACAGGGCAGAATTCCTCAGACAGACTAAGAACGACCAGAATACTAATCTGAATTTTTACCTGCAGCATTCCTACAAACACTCTCAGTTTCCATCATCAACTCAGTCAATGTTGAGTACACGCTATCAGAGCCCAACAACCGATATGCAGACCAATCTGAATTCACACCGATCTGCTGCTGATGATGATTGTTGTGCAAAATGCTGCCGTGCTGTGCTGATGTGTTTGCTTGTAGCTCTAAGTGCTGCTTTCTTTGTTTTGGCTGCTTTTTATAAGATAAACTAG